One genomic window of Methyloceanibacter sp. wino2 includes the following:
- a CDS encoding UDP-N-acetylmuramoyl-L-alanyl-D-glutamate--2,6-diaminopimelate ligase: MTLGELVGPEAKLSAAVAALPVAGVAADSREVKPGFLFAALPGVNTDGARFAADAVTRGAVAVLASEPMDVGAPVIAVPDPRRTLALIAARFFGSQPETTVAVTGTNGKTSVAAFTRQLWSDAGHASASLGTVGVVSPSGTKVLRHTTPDPIELHGLLAGLAGDGVTHLALEASSHGLQQRRLDGAVLKAGAFTNISRDHLDYHASFEDYFAQKLRLFTELLQPGATAVIDMDSAESTRVADAAKARGLTVLSVGRAGETLRLVSAEIEGFAQRLEIEHAGKIYTVLLPLVGEFQASNALVAAGLVMATGASAEEVLSRLEHLQGATGRLELAGTSHYGAPIFIDYAHTPDALSKALDSLRPYADKRLFVVFGCGGDRDRGKRPQMGAAAAAKSDVVIVTDDNPRSEDPAAIRDEILVAVPGGREIGDRATAISEAIRMIRAGDVLLVAGKGHETGQTVGTTVIPFSDHDAVAAALTKGARLG, encoded by the coding sequence ATGACCCTCGGTGAATTGGTAGGACCGGAGGCGAAGCTGAGCGCGGCGGTTGCGGCGCTCCCGGTTGCAGGTGTTGCTGCCGACAGCCGGGAAGTGAAGCCGGGCTTTCTCTTCGCGGCCCTGCCAGGGGTCAACACGGACGGTGCCCGGTTCGCAGCCGACGCCGTGACGCGTGGCGCCGTCGCCGTCTTGGCATCCGAGCCGATGGATGTGGGCGCTCCGGTCATCGCGGTTCCCGATCCCCGCAGAACACTTGCATTGATCGCCGCGCGCTTCTTCGGTTCGCAGCCCGAGACGACGGTGGCCGTCACGGGCACCAACGGCAAGACGTCGGTCGCGGCTTTCACGCGTCAACTCTGGAGCGATGCGGGCCATGCGTCGGCGAGTCTCGGCACCGTCGGTGTCGTCTCGCCGAGCGGCACCAAGGTACTGCGGCACACCACCCCCGATCCCATCGAACTGCATGGTCTTCTCGCCGGCCTCGCAGGCGATGGCGTAACGCATCTCGCGCTGGAAGCCTCCAGTCACGGGCTGCAGCAACGGCGGCTCGATGGCGCCGTGCTGAAAGCGGGAGCGTTTACCAACATCTCGCGCGATCATTTGGATTATCACGCAAGCTTCGAAGACTACTTCGCCCAGAAGCTGCGACTGTTCACGGAGCTTCTGCAGCCCGGCGCGACCGCAGTCATCGACATGGACAGCGCGGAGAGCACGCGTGTCGCCGACGCCGCCAAAGCCCGGGGCCTGACGGTTCTCAGCGTCGGGCGGGCAGGCGAGACGTTGCGCCTCGTCTCGGCGGAGATCGAAGGCTTCGCGCAGCGGCTCGAGATCGAACACGCAGGAAAGATCTACACGGTGCTGCTGCCGCTCGTGGGCGAGTTTCAGGCGAGCAATGCGCTGGTAGCTGCCGGGCTCGTCATGGCGACGGGCGCGAGCGCGGAAGAGGTGTTGTCGCGCCTCGAACATTTGCAGGGCGCGACGGGACGTTTGGAACTCGCAGGAACATCTCACTACGGCGCGCCGATCTTCATCGACTACGCCCACACGCCCGATGCGCTCTCCAAGGCGCTCGATAGCTTGCGGCCCTACGCGGACAAACGGCTCTTCGTCGTCTTCGGCTGCGGCGGTGATCGCGATCGCGGTAAGCGCCCGCAGATGGGTGCGGCCGCGGCGGCCAAGTCCGATGTGGTCATCGTCACGGACGACAATCCGCGCAGCGAGGACCCCGCCGCCATACGCGACGAGATTCTGGTCGCCGTTCCGGGAGGCCGCGAGATCGGCGATCGCGCGACGGCGATCTCCGAGGCGATACGCATGATCCGCGCGGGAGACGTCTTGCTTGTGGCCGGTAAGGGCCACGAGACCGGCCAGACCGTTGGAACGACCGTCATCCCGTTTTCCGATCACGACGCGGTCGCCGCCGCGCTGACCAAGGGGGCACGACTTGGCTGA
- the mraY gene encoding phospho-N-acetylmuramoyl-pentapeptide-transferase, with protein sequence MFYWLAELAPDVAVLNIFRYITFRTGGAIVTGLLFVFFFGPRVIRSLRVRQGKGQPIRTEGPQSHIIQKQGTPTMGGLMILSGLVVSVLLWGNLSNPYVWVVLLLTLVYGAVGFYDDYLKVTKQSVLGFAGRIKIVIEAGAAIIATYIIASVGEPPLSTTLTIPFFKDTVIPLGMWLFVIFGTFIIVGAGNAVNLTDGLDGLAIVPVMIAAATFGFIAYVVGNSLFADYLQIHFVNGTGELAIICGALVGAGLGFLWFNAPPALIFMGDTGSLALGGALGTIAVATKHELVLAIVGGLFVLEAVSVIVQVASFKMFGKRVFRMAPLHHHFEQKGWPESTVVIRFWIISVVLALAGLATLKLR encoded by the coding sequence ATGTTTTACTGGTTGGCGGAACTTGCGCCTGACGTCGCCGTTCTCAATATCTTCCGCTACATTACGTTCCGCACCGGCGGGGCCATCGTCACCGGCCTGCTGTTCGTGTTCTTCTTCGGGCCGCGCGTGATCCGCTCCTTGCGCGTGCGCCAGGGCAAGGGTCAGCCGATCCGCACCGAAGGTCCCCAGAGCCACATCATCCAGAAGCAGGGCACACCGACTATGGGCGGCCTGATGATCCTTTCGGGCCTCGTGGTTTCGGTGCTGCTGTGGGGCAACCTCTCCAACCCCTATGTCTGGGTCGTGCTGCTGCTGACGCTGGTCTACGGCGCGGTCGGCTTCTACGACGACTATCTCAAGGTCACGAAGCAATCGGTGCTGGGTTTCGCGGGCCGCATCAAGATCGTCATCGAGGCGGGCGCGGCGATCATCGCGACCTACATCATCGCCTCTGTCGGTGAGCCGCCGCTCTCCACCACACTGACCATTCCGTTTTTCAAGGACACCGTAATTCCGCTAGGGATGTGGCTGTTCGTGATCTTCGGCACATTCATCATCGTGGGCGCCGGCAACGCGGTGAACCTCACCGACGGTCTGGACGGTCTCGCGATCGTGCCGGTCATGATCGCCGCCGCGACATTCGGCTTCATCGCCTATGTGGTCGGCAACTCCCTCTTCGCCGACTACCTCCAGATTCATTTCGTCAACGGCACCGGCGAGCTGGCCATCATCTGCGGCGCGCTGGTGGGAGCGGGGCTCGGCTTCCTCTGGTTCAATGCGCCACCCGCGCTCATCTTCATGGGCGATACCGGATCGCTCGCGCTTGGCGGTGCGCTCGGCACGATTGCGGTGGCGACGAAGCACGAGCTGGTACTGGCCATCGTTGGCGGTCTCTTTGTTCTCGAGGCCGTCTCGGTGATCGTTCAGGTCGCGTCGTTCAAGATGTTCGGCAAGCGCGTGTTCCGGATGGCGCCGCTGCACCATCACTTCGAGCAGAAGGGCTGGCCGGAATCGACCGTCGTCATCCGCTTCTGGATCATCTCCGTGGTGCTGGCGCTCGCCGGTCTGGCGACACTGAAATTGCGGTAG
- a CDS encoding UDP-N-acetylmuramoylalanyl-D-glutamyl-2,6-diaminopimelate--D-alanyl-D-alanine ligase, which yields MADPLWTLGELTEATDGRCEGDPAAPITGFSIDSRAIEPGEGFIAIRGPNRDGHDFVPKALEADAGCAVVEETFPADTSIAPRDADAPTEFDETRLVRVRDTFDALNDLGRAGRDRTDHAVVIAVTGSAGKTGTKEALRVALQPSGSVHASAKSFNNHWGVPLTLADMPRDIDYGVFEVGMNHAGEIAALTRLVRPHIAIVTTVAPVHLGFFASVEEIADAKAEIFEGLVPGGSAVINRDNPHFERLAAAARSEGAEVVSFGEHEQSKVRLMHCELGPDGSTVKSDILGETLTYRVGAPGRHVVQNTLAVLAAAKLAGADLKAAADALGALQPPAGRGQRFVIATERGPVCIVDESYNANPASMRAALATLGLTPRSEYKRRVAVLGDMLELGTEGPRLHKELAEAVDAAGIDVVFASGADMASLFEALPKERRGAYAKTSEELAPVLLSSVQPGDIVMVKGSLGSRMAPLVEGLKREFEDR from the coding sequence TTGGCTGATCCACTCTGGACCTTGGGCGAGCTTACGGAAGCTACGGATGGTCGCTGCGAGGGAGACCCCGCCGCGCCGATTACCGGGTTCTCCATTGACAGCCGCGCCATCGAGCCCGGCGAAGGCTTCATCGCGATCCGTGGGCCGAACCGCGACGGCCACGACTTCGTTCCGAAGGCCCTGGAGGCGGACGCCGGTTGCGCCGTGGTCGAGGAGACGTTTCCGGCGGACACTTCAATCGCGCCGCGCGACGCCGATGCGCCCACCGAGTTCGACGAGACGCGTCTGGTCCGAGTGCGCGATACGTTCGATGCGCTCAACGATCTCGGCCGGGCGGGCCGCGACCGCACCGACCATGCCGTCGTGATTGCGGTCACCGGCAGCGCGGGCAAGACGGGAACGAAGGAAGCGCTGCGCGTCGCGCTGCAGCCGAGCGGCAGCGTTCACGCCTCGGCGAAGTCCTTCAACAATCACTGGGGCGTGCCGCTCACGCTTGCCGACATGCCGCGCGACATAGACTACGGCGTGTTCGAAGTGGGCATGAACCACGCCGGTGAGATCGCGGCGCTCACGCGTCTGGTGCGCCCCCATATCGCGATCGTCACGACCGTGGCGCCGGTCCATCTCGGCTTCTTCGCTTCGGTGGAGGAGATCGCGGATGCCAAGGCGGAGATCTTCGAGGGGCTGGTACCGGGCGGGTCCGCCGTCATCAACCGCGACAACCCGCATTTCGAACGCTTGGCCGCGGCCGCGCGCAGCGAGGGCGCGGAGGTTGTGTCGTTCGGCGAGCATGAGCAGTCGAAGGTTCGGCTCATGCACTGCGAACTCGGCCCGGACGGCTCGACGGTCAAGTCGGACATTCTCGGCGAAACGCTGACCTACCGCGTGGGCGCGCCGGGACGCCATGTGGTTCAGAATACACTCGCCGTTCTGGCGGCGGCGAAACTCGCCGGTGCCGATCTCAAGGCTGCCGCCGACGCGCTCGGCGCGCTTCAGCCACCGGCGGGCCGCGGCCAGCGGTTCGTAATCGCGACGGAACGAGGACCCGTCTGCATCGTTGATGAGTCCTACAACGCCAATCCGGCATCCATGCGCGCGGCACTCGCGACCCTGGGGCTGACGCCCCGCAGCGAATACAAGCGGCGGGTTGCCGTGCTTGGCGACATGCTCGAGCTCGGCACGGAAGGCCCAAGACTTCATAAAGAACTGGCGGAAGCCGTTGACGCGGCTGGTATAGATGTTGTCTTTGCGTCCGGCGCGGACATGGCCTCGTTGTTTGAAGCATTGCCGAAAGAGCGCCGTGGGGCTTACGCCAAAACGTCGGAGGAGCTGGCGCCGGTGCTATTGTCGAGTGTGCAGCCCGGCGACATCGTGATGGTGAAGGGTTCGCTGGGCAGTCGCATGGCGCCGCTTGTCGAGGGGCTCAAGCGCGAGTTCGAAGACCGTTAA